ACACGTTTCTCAACCCTCCCTGTTGTCGCTCGAAAAAAAGGGCGTACCGTCCATATTTGCAGACGATCTTCTCGGGGTCTTCCGACGCGGGCGGATGCCAGAAGACGCAAGTGCTCGAGAACTCGCACATGGACCGCATGAAGTAGCAACACGCAGGCCGCAGTTCGCCTCTCAGCCGGTTCGCTGAGGCATCGGAGagctcctctgtttcctcctgTTTCGCGTCCGAGCCGACCTCGCCGGTCAGCTCATCCTGCTCCGCACGCTTGGGACTTGCCCCTGCGGCACCGGAcgccttctgcatgcatccactGTCCTGCCCGCCTTCTTTGCCACTTCCGTCCGTGCCCGTGTCGTCACCCTGACTCGACCCTGAAAGCTCGCCGAGACCGTTTAGTGGATCGGCGACATCGGTGCTTCCGTGGCCGTCTgatcctttctctccctcggcctccgcTGTCTTGGCCTCTGtgttctcgccctccgcgtGGCTCGGGGCGCTGGAAGCCCCGCAGCTAGCGACGTTTGGAACGGCTGTTTCTTTCCCGGACTCCGACACACCAGgctcgtctccgctgcggcgccttTCCGCTGTGGTACCGCCTAGAAATGGCGGCTGGTCCTCAGCCATCGCAGATCGGTGTGACGCCTCCGAGGATGTTGTTTCGGGCAGACTCAGCGACGCACCTTCGCCCGCGTCCTTCCTAGCCACGTCCCCCCCGTCCGCCCAACtggcgctgcctcgccccaCAGGTCGGGAACCGCTCGGGGACCCAGCCGGTAACGACGCAGCACGCCCGTCGTTCCCCTGCGGGGCCTCGGCTGGAACGGAAGGTGCCGAGGCAAGCACCTGAccctcgtcgctgtctgtcttcccctctcctttAGGCGAGTCTGCTGTGCCTGCGCTCGCAAACGGCAAGCAGGCAaactcctctttctcgcggaaCGGCAAGGCCGCTGCGGAGGTGTTCACGCCCATGGCACTGCCCCTGCTAGTCGTGGTGACGCGACAGCTGCTACACTGCTCACCGTACCCGTCTGTCCCCCCTTTGTCGCTACAGCACGAGCAAGTGGCGGGCGCAAAATTCCTTCCCGACGGCTCGTCCTGCGTGCCCGCCGACTGCTGACCCAGTTGCCGAGAAGACTCGTCGCGGCTTCCTTCTAGCGGGTGCGCTGCGTGGGTTGGCGATCCTCTTCCGGAGGCGTCACTCCCGTTCGGCATAGAAGCGCCAGGTCGCGCAGCAACGCCGCATGCGCCCACCTCGTCTGCAAAAGACAACGCGTCGCTGCTGCCCACCACCCACGGCGTGTCTTCCGCGCTGCGAATCGCCTGACTCGGCCAGCTCCCGGCCAAAGTCCCCTGCGCACGCGCCGCCTCTGGAGCGACAAGCCCCGGCGTCTGACCGCCTTGGCACTTCTGTGCGGCCCGCGCACTgccggcgggagacgcgtcCGCAGCGCTGTCCGCTCCGGACATGGAGCGGGGAGAGGTCTCCGACGCGACGCCAGCTCGCAACTCTGTCGACGACGCAGCAGGCTCTTGATCAGCGGCGCTGCCTGGTGTCAGTACACTTGCCTTCaagtcttcgccgccctcttGACTCCCTGTGAAGCTCCCCGCGGTCCCTGGCGAAGCCATCCGATCTCTCAGACGGCGGAGAAAACCTTCGGCACTGGCGCTGCACAGCCCTTGAGCCTCCAAGCGAAGAAGCTGTTGTTGAACGCATGCGGTCACGGACGACGACCGGTCCCAGAGCTGTTTGCCGTTCTGCTGGGAAGCGTGCGTCGGGTTGAAGGCGGCGGGCGATCCAGCGGGTAAAGCCTGCGTCGCGGCCGAATCCGTTCCGTGTCCATTCCGCTGACAGCCTcccagcagaaaaaggagtTTCTGTTGgaccgcctccgcctccgcatGGTCTGTGGCCTTGTTGCCGggcgctcgccgcgccgtcgctAGCCGCGCTGTCCCACCCAGCCCTCCATTGAGCAGAAAACCATCCGGGTCGTCCCGGGTCAGAGGGGCCTGCAGCGTCTGCCAGACATCGCTGGCTGCCGGCGCCCCGGTCTCCTGCTGCGGCCCCAACCCTTCGCCCTGAGCGTTTCTCGGACACGTCCCGGGCGACGTCAACTTGTTCGCGCCCCCATTTTTTTGACTGgtccgaggagacagcaccGTCAGCAACTCATTCACAATCAGTTCTCGCCTTCGGTTCGCCTCTTccggcgcagctgcagcggcagCTCTCGACCCCAGACTGGTGTCCGTCAGCTCCTGCGCATCCTCTAGGGTGTCGAATGAAGAACTCGTCCCAAGCGCCGAGGCAGCCTCTCCACCCGATTCGCGACTATCTCCAAAGATTTCAACTAGCGAGACAGTCGCGTGCTGTCTCACTCCTGCACTCTGTCCTGCGTGGCCGCGGGAAGACCCGCCGGGAAGTTGAGAGTTCGGAGCCGCGTTCGCTGGCGAAGCGCCACCCGAGCGCTCGGCGCCCCGCACCAGATGGACGGTCTCCTCCAGCCTCTCtgacgcctcgccgccgtcagCGAAACGTGCCTGTTCCCTGTCCGGCTGCACGAGCGAAATCGCGTGCGTGTCGCGATTCCGCTGCGAGCCTGGCTTGTCGCAGACACTCGCTGCAGCGGCAGAATCTGCGTCGTCGAGATGGGCGACCGGTCGCGTGGCTGCGGAGTCCGTCTCCCCCGCCGCGACTGGTGTACTGGCTAAGGAACGCCACTGCTGAGCAGCGGCCGGCGAGTACACCCCGAACACGTGctccggagacgccgcctccGACGCTATGAGGGTGGTGCTGTCTGTCCCTGTCTTTTGGAAGGTTCCCGAGTCGTCCAGATCGGGATCCGCTGCTTCCCCGTCAAACGGCCTGCCTAAAAGCCGAACAGCGGCGCCGTCTTGGCGCCGTTGGGAGCGACTCCACGAGACAGGGGACAAGTCTACGCCGCCGAGAACGGCTAACCGGTTCTGTTCGCAGTCGACGGCGGCCTCGGGTGACGTGGTAGGTGCTTCCATCTCCGGTCTCGCCGGAGGAGAGGAGCTGGATCGATTCAGGTTGtaggggaagaagagcgagaaatcCGTCGGCTCTCCAGAAGTGTGGAAGAGACCCAAAGAGCCTTCTGGAGCGCGAGAGGGGCaacgagacgccgcgcggCGATCCGCGAACGCGCCAGACGGACCACCCACCGGGCCTGCTACGGGTGTGGCCGAGAAGAGCCGCGGCGCGTTGTCGCCCATGGACGCAGATATCGGCTCCGTGAAAAgggacggcagagacgacggcgagagacggtTTCCGGACGACAGCGTGAAGGGCGtacaggaagaaaaggccggTGCCGAAACTGGAGGCGGAGCCGTCGACCCGGCGGGCACTCGACCAAGcagccgaaagagaagaaggtcAATAGCCTGTAAGGCACACAGCAGATGCAAAGCGCAGCCGTCAAATCAACGAGGCGTTCGCTAAAGTTCGCAATGCGTTTTGAGCCTAGAGTGTATCCTTGCCTTCCTCCCACGTTCGCCACGGCCGATGCGACTTTTGGCTGAAAAGTGTGTCAAAACTCCAAGCCGGAACCTCGGTGCGGCCCATCGACTCGCCACCGCCGAACTGGTTTCGCAACTGGGGGCAACGCACCTCTTCTTCGAAGGCCGAAAAAAGCAGCAGATGGCTGAGACTTCCTGTGCTTGCGCTGTCGCCCCACCGTTCCGAGACTGTCcccccgtcttcgtcctccacCTCTGCCGTCGGTGActccgttctcgccgacGAAAACGAGGTAGTCAGACTATCAAATGGCTCTGGTTTCGAAAGGGCGTCTAGGGCCTCCACACGCGtctgctcctctcgcgcctgctgcACTGTCTGAAGGGTATCCACCCGACCATTCGCGGACGACTCCTCCGGGTTGGGAGCCTCAGCGGCGCTCTCCGCCGGCTCGTCGGCAGATTTCGAAGCTGAGTCGAGATCTGTGGAtgagcgcgaagacgaccGGTTCACGGCAGAGACCATGGCTGCATGGATACACTTGCCTGAGTGTGACACCACGCCCAAACGCAAACCTAGATTCATACGCGTGTCACGACGGCAACTTCAATGTCGATGCAGGTCGATGCAGGTAGATGTGGAAGCTCCACGGCAGGAACGCAAGCAGATCAGGGACATTTCACAGGTACGAGTAAGGGAACTAAGCGAAGGAGCGCCGCTAACGCGAATCAGTCCACACGCACCTGGTGAAAAAGCGCTTTTTCAGTCCCCGAGGGTGTGACCACATATGACGACTGCAAAGCCATCACGGCGAACCTGATCGTGTGTCGGCTACCTGGATGTCCATCCCACAGATCCTGACAGGCATATCGGAGCCCCGAAAACGACAGGTCCAACGTCCTGCTTGCTTGTCTTCTGTTAGCTAGGGAATATGGAACAGGCGATCCTACCGATTTTGTGGACGCCCAGAAACTTTTGGAGAAGCTGCATGGTCAGTGCGCGCTTCAGCCTGTTCTCGGGAGCGCACAACTGCGGTACGTCCAGCTGAAAAGATGAGACCGAACAGAACCTCAGCAGCCACGTAGATTTGCTCGCCACTGCTTTGTCCAAAACGGAGTTCGTGAAAGCAGCACGCGCGAGGGCCCAGCGGCGGATGGCGGTCCACACATACAGATGCACACACGTACCTTGCGGAACA
The sequence above is a segment of the Neospora caninum Liverpool complete genome, chromosome IX genome. Coding sequences within it:
- a CDS encoding putative zinc finger (CCCH type) protein translates to MPATRTLDTPNGSAGSRRLREPSPSGGTAAGRKGAEPTKPTPTHKASPPHPENAGERSAPERELAAGKTPAEDGARTGERRCGDANGQAGDLGRIDALEDAGVDSAAEKDDALSSTDTADSGAAGLAPPTPAFVSGAGSRDPEDDTTVPNACRGDRRAAICPGATKDNETLDWERRDEGCAGETDHHGDDGAKDVPLCRAGTADSGTNGGSTQSGRRESDGDQSSGSLTGTTAETMPSRDVSGAYGKEPQASPLTYGEDAVAALLKIHADIRDRLKQDEDRTLTEEAAMRYLGQLASGFWNAQRQLPSFGPGKTDGALEDEDLNKVMMLMHQLDTADTLPEDAPSFSLDAPSPFYESLLATAAYLNDNGPLPQASSLFAFSPPPVALAPPPPAASSYLLSMSLQDCIALPRASVSLLTSLLLQLDVPQLCAPENRLKRALTMQLLQKFLGVHKIGKCIHAAMVSAVNRSSSRSSTDLDSASKSADEPAESAAEAPNPEESSANGRVDTLQTVQQAREEQTRVEALDALSKPEPFDSLTTSFSSARTESPTAEVEDEDGGTVSERWGDSASTGSLSHLLLFSAFEEEAIDLLLFRLLGRVPAGSTAPPPVSAPAFSSCTPFTLSSGNRLSPSSLPSLFTEPISASMGDNAPRLFSATPVAGPVGGPSGAFADRRAASRCPSRAPEGSLGLFHTSGEPTDFSLFFPYNLNRSSSSPPARPEMEAPTTSPEAAVDCEQNRLAVLGGVDLSPVSWSRSQRRQDGAAVRLLGRPFDGEAADPDLDDSGTFQKTGTDSTTLIASEAASPEHVFGVYSPAAAQQWRSLASTPVAAGETDSAATRPVAHLDDADSAAAASVCDKPGSQRNRDTHAISLVQPDREQARFADGGEASERLEETVHLVRGAERSGGASPANAAPNSQLPGGSSRGHAGQSAGVRQHATVSLVEIFGDSRESGGEAASALGTSSSFDTLEDAQELTDTSLGSRAAAAAAPEEANRRRELIVNELLTVLSPRTSQKNGGANKLTSPGTCPRNAQGEGLGPQQETGAPAASDVWQTLQAPLTRDDPDGFLLNGGLGGTARLATARRAPGNKATDHAEAEAVQQKLLFLLGGCQRNGHGTDSAATQALPAGSPAAFNPTHASQQNGKQLWDRSSSVTACVQQQLLRLEAQGLCSASAEGFLRRLRDRMASPGTAGSFTGSQEGGEDLKASVLTPGSAADQEPAASSTELRAGVASETSPRSMSGADSAADASPAGSARAAQKCQGGQTPGLVAPEAARAQGTLAGSWPSQAIRSAEDTPWVVGSSDALSFADEVGACGVAARPGASMPNGSDASGRGSPTHAAHPLEGSRDESSRQLGQQSAGTQDEPSGRNFAPATCSCCSDKGGTDGYGEQCSSCRVTTTSRGSAMGVNTSAAALPFREKEEFACLPFASAGTADSPKGEGKTDSDEGQVLASAPSVPAEAPQGNDGRAASLPAGSPSGSRPVGRGSASWADGGDVARKDAGEGASLSLPETTSSEASHRSAMAEDQPPFLGGTTAERRRSGDEPGVSESGKETAVPNVASCGASSAPSHAEGENTEAKTAEAEGEKGSDGHGSTDVADPLNGLGELSGSSQGDDTGTDGSGKEGGQDSGCMQKASGAAGASPKRAEQDELTGEVGSDAKQEETEELSDASANRLRGELRPACCYFMRSMCEFSSTCVFWHPPASEDPEKIVCKYGRVCHANHGRLVSDSEMASILYGFAKSLASLADGEMGRAIHYLRASRLYGLVTAPRLGAPGASAKGSAPGSSAATMGSNAGSRAGAAPVRGGDLDSGASTPGREGRKEKASGIASSAEAASAGRSGAASRANQEAPESTKNSEASTWSPGAGCRQLPKQVVDRFFGLAERLQGRDLSAVNTAWRQTYGERFPYARYGFDKLSHAVADIPGVTLVLQESNVMVTIDESSLRAKASEAAGDAASPPATCKAKGSTPESMGGSKKASGDVAPREQKSSHAPDVKAEKSVDAWSKSQYSAVVAGTARGGSKASGIGGDTSATCLLGRSAAGNQAKSPTSAGGGAASEEGGEAGETPQGASGRSWGRGRAGGAESKRRAVGRRSVQTTEIGRLPAEELPPLVLKVAREQVVGDLCSSSLLCSACGLLLLSPLVHPLCGHMLCRDCLVILSATHFHSVHRINFKNVSTASPRRHDAPASPSLAQVTLALLHMFPSAASLPLSAQSPSAPSFCPRCTYGEAPATKNALSGPSGASATASLRSGTGPGVCGPQLLPSHAHLPRMLKPQQACPLGEFLSVVASEKGVPALLGRVLSKVRVRCSTGTADKAPGVEAANAGAAQATKVVVDAWGRSREVPAQKPSDPRAGKAGGDSNEEVCAAAALRDALCKEHRVATPSEGCCPWEGDYAGYLEHIKRLGECGRLHRREPRKAQTQGASVSEGGKPAKAARGGDSRFGSGSGRRGGNVHAKLG